One stretch of Luteitalea sp. DNA includes these proteins:
- a CDS encoding AbrB/MazE/SpoVT family DNA-binding domain-containing protein, translating to MSPERRVRLFKNGRNQAVRIPREFQLPGKEAIMRKEGERLIIEPAPPKSLLAVLATLQPIGEDFPPIRDLPVDPVEL from the coding sequence CTGAGCCCGGAGCGTCGGGTCAGACTGTTCAAGAACGGCAGAAACCAGGCGGTCCGGATTCCTCGAGAGTTCCAGCTCCCTGGAAAGGAGGCAATCATGCGAAAGGAAGGCGAACGACTGATTATCGAACCGGCCCCGCCCAAGTCCTTGTTGGCGGTACTGGCGACACTCCAGCCGATCGGCGAGGACTTTCCACCGATCCGCGACTTGCCCGTCGATCCGGTCGAGCTTTGA
- a CDS encoding PIN domain-containing protein: MRYLLDTNIVSDLIRNPHGRVAQRIREVGEGRVCTSIIVAAELRYGARKKNAPRLTAQLDAVLEALDVLPFEAPGDTAYGPLRAQLELAGLPIGGNDLLIAAHAIALGCTIVTDNDREFARIDDLPRENWLR, from the coding sequence ATGCGCTATCTGCTCGACACGAACATCGTGTCCGACCTGATCCGGAACCCACACGGACGCGTGGCACAGCGCATCCGGGAGGTGGGCGAAGGCCGCGTCTGCACCAGCATCATCGTTGCAGCGGAGCTCCGCTATGGCGCCAGGAAAAAGAACGCGCCACGATTGACCGCGCAGCTCGACGCGGTGCTCGAAGCGCTCGACGTGCTGCCGTTCGAAGCGCCGGGCGACACGGCCTATGGTCCGCTCCGTGCCCAGCTCGAACTGGCTGGGCTGCCGATTGGCGGCAACGACTTGCTCATTGCCGCCCACGCCATCGCTCTCGGCTGCACCATCGTCACCGACAACGACCGCGAGTTTGCGCGGATCGACGATCTTCCGCGAGAGAATTGGCTCCGTTAG
- the rpiB gene encoding ribose 5-phosphate isomerase B, with protein sequence MRIAIASDHAGFRYKSMLAAYLRSRGEEVVDFGTDSEEPVDYPDVVFPAARAVAQGECERGIVIGGSGNGEAIAANRFRGVRCALCWNVESARLGRAHNNANVIALGERLVSEEVARAIVETWLSVPFEGGRHGTRIAKLDQ encoded by the coding sequence ATGAGAATCGCGATTGCGTCAGATCATGCAGGGTTTCGCTATAAGAGCATGCTCGCGGCATACCTTCGGTCGCGGGGCGAGGAGGTCGTCGACTTCGGCACCGATTCCGAGGAACCCGTTGACTACCCGGACGTCGTCTTTCCAGCCGCCCGGGCCGTGGCCCAGGGAGAGTGCGAGCGGGGCATCGTGATCGGCGGCTCCGGCAACGGAGAGGCCATTGCGGCAAACCGCTTCCGTGGTGTCAGGTGTGCGCTCTGTTGGAATGTCGAATCGGCACGGCTCGGCCGCGCCCACAACAATGCCAACGTGATTGCGCTCGGCGAGCGGCTCGTTTCAGAAGAGGTCGCACGCGCAATCGTGGAAACATGGCTATCGGTGCCGTTCGAGGGTGGCCGCCACGGCACGAGGATCGCCAAGCTCGATCAATAG